One Oryza sativa Japonica Group chromosome 8, ASM3414082v1 DNA window includes the following coding sequences:
- the LOC4346323 gene encoding serine carboxypeptidase-like 51: MGLLMRPVALLIYCTTASLFFLTSSSSAAIAGGTPDGSEEWGYVQVRPKAHMFWWLYRSPQRVNNKGSTPWPTVLWLQGGPGASGVGYGNFMEIGPLDTNLKPRPSTWLSKADLLFVDNPVGTGFSYVEGGDRTLLARTDAEAATDLTTLLSQLYRSNNTRLQGSPLYIVAESYGGKFAVTTALAALKAIHAGRLAASLAGVALGNSWISPEDSVLSWGPLLYQVSRLDENGLYLSDSLAQQIKAQVKAAQFLEAENTWQSLESIILEQANFIDFYNFLKDDSSSDANLEQQQRQRLLASLGQSRRRYSSYLSSKVTTEGGFEGIMNTVIRDKLRIIPKNVTWSEQSDDVFEALAGDFMKPRILEVDELLNLGLNVTIYSGQLDLICATKGTLDWIQKLKWDGLKNFTNSRRVPLYCSGGEAAGTQAFLKSYKNLKFYWILGAGHMVPIDNPCPALKMLGDITQSPAQ; this comes from the exons ATGGGGTTGCTGATGAGGCCCGTCGCCTTGCTCATCTACtgcaccaccgcctccctcttcttcctcacctcctcctcctccgccgccatcgccggtgGCACGCCGGACGGCTCGGAGGAGTGGGGCTATGTCCAAGTACGCCCGA AGGCGCACATGTTCTGGTGGTTGTACCGGAGCCCGCAGCGCGTGAACAACAAGGGCAGCACGCCATGGCCGACCGTGCTCTGGCTCCAGGGAGGCCCG GGCGCTTCGGGCGTGGGTTATGGCAACTTCATGGAGATCGGGCCGCTGGACACCAACCTTAAACCCCGCCCATCCACCTGGCTCTCCAAGGCCGACCTCCTCTTCGTC GACAACCCAGTGGGCACCGGGTTCAGCTACGTGGAGGGCGGCGACAGGACATTGCTGGCGCGCACGGACGCCGAGGCAGCCACCGACCTCACCACTCTGCTCTCCCAACTCTACCGCAGCAACAACACGCGGCTGCAGGGGAGCCCACTTTACATCGTCGCAGAGTCCTACGGCGGCAAGttcgccgtcaccaccgccttGGCCGCGCTCAAGGCCATccacgccggccgcctcgccgccagccTCGCCG GAGTTGCGCTTGGTAATAGCTGGATTTCACCCGAGGACTCGGTG CTTTCGTGGGGGCCATTGCTGTACCAAGTGTCCCGCCTTGACGAGAACGGCCTCTACCTCTCCGACAG cCTGGCGCAGCAGATCAAGGCGCAGGTGAAGGCAGCACAGTTCCTGGAGGCCGAGAACACATGGCAAAGTCTGGAGTCCATCATTCTCGAGCAAGCCAACTTCATC GACTTCTACAATTTCCTCAAGGATGACTCGTCGTCGGATGCTAAtttggagcagcagcagcggcagagGCTACTGGCGTCGCTGGGGCAGTCGAGGAGGCGCTACTCCAGCTACCTGAGCTCCAAGGTCACAACGGAAGGCGGCTTCGAGGGCATCATGAACACCGTCATCAGGGATAAGCTCCGGATCATACCCAAAAACGTCAC CTGGAGCGAGCAGTCAGACGATGTGTTCGAAGCTCTTGCAGGAGACTTCATGAAACCCAGAATCCTTGAGGTCGACGAGCTTCTCAACCTTGGCCTCAACGTCACAATCTATAGCGGACAG CTTGATCTGATCTGTGCGACCAAGGGAACATTGGATTGGATTCAGAAACTCAA GTGGGATGGTCTGAAGAACTTCACAAACTCACGCAGAGTGCCGCTCTACTGCAGTGGTGGTGAAGCAGCTGGCACCCAAGCCTTCCTCAAATCTTACAAGAATCTCAAATTCTACTGGATACTGGGAGCTGGCCACATG GTACCAATAGACAACCCTTGCCCTGCATTGAAGATGCTTGGTGACATTACACAATCTCCTGCTCAGTAG